A window of bacterium genomic DNA:
CGGAGATACATCGAGGTTGGATTCATCATAATTTCAGGTAAAGAGGCGGTAGGAAATACCACGGGTAGCCCACCAGATTGTAGAACTCCACGCTTGATTGCTTCAATCAGTTGTGGCATTTCGCGATGACACGTTACGTATCCGCTGGACGTATCTGCAATTCCAATTAATGGCA
This region includes:
- a CDS encoding dihydroxy-acid dehydratase, with protein sequence MKKENTPGFFGGLTSYGDEGFSRFLRKVFLSSMGYDDVDLSLPLIGIADTSSGYVTCHREMPQLIEAIKRGVLQSGGLPVVFPTASLPEIMMNPTSMYLR